In Candidatus Hydrogenedentota bacterium, the genomic window TTCTCCATGCTGATGTAGAAAGGCGTTATCAGCAGCAGTTGACACCTCGGCAGGTGCTTGACGGTGCGGCCCAGAATGGTATCGTACGCCGCCTGGTAATCGGCAGGCGGAATCGGCCCGTCGCCGGCGAGCGTCCGGTGAAGGTCGTTGATGCCGATCTTGACCGAGAGCCAGTCCGGTTTGTGCCGGAGCACATCGTCGCTCCACCGGTCGCGCAGCCCGGTGACGGTGTCGCCGCTGATGCCTTTGTTGATGATAGTCAACGCCTTGGCCGGTTCCCGCACGGCCATCATGTCGGCAAACAGCTTCACATACCCGTTTCCCAAGGGACTGAATTCCGCCCTGCGCCCACAGTCCGTGATGCTGTCGCCAATAAACACAACGGTATCGCCGTTTCTGAGCTTTGTTTTCACGCCGTGTCTCCCCTTAGTCCTTCGTCATCACGAGAAGCGCCCATTAGACTCCAAAGATGCGGGACGGCGCAAGATATGAACCCCCGCCTCATGAGATGGCCGCGCGCCATCGAAGTCTCCGCGCGGCAGCTCTCTTTCCCGGCCGCACAGCCGTGGAATCCCATTGGTTGCGGCCAACGGCCGCGGCAGGGCCTTTGGGCCGTTTCCACCATTTACCCGAAGCCGTGGCGCCTGCTGAAAACGCCGGTTGCGAAAAAACTCGGGACGGACCGGGTCTGCGGCGCAAACCGTTGGGTCCGTCCCGAGTGTCTGCTATGCGTCTTCAGAGCCGAGCCGTAGAACTACTTCTTGAGTATCGGCCGCACGTTGGGGGCGGCGATCCGTTCCATAATGGGCAGGCCGCCGATAAGCGGCCGGGCGTAGCGGATGAAAGCGTCGGTCACGCCGTTGCCCTGTTCGTTGATGAACTCGTCGGGCATGCAGGTGGATTCGCGTGCCACGTCCGTCAACTTTGCAAGACCGTATTCGACCGCGTAATCGCCAATGCGGCGGATGACCACCGAGCCGTCCAGGTTGTGCCAGATCGCGTACTGGGCGGCCTTTTCGCCGGCTTCGCGGGCCTCAAACTGGTCCACTTCGCTCACGCATCCCAGGAAACTGCGCTGCAGATAGCCGAGCGTATCGGCGCGGACGCGCTTGATGTTGGTCTCGCTCTTTACCCACGAGGCAAGGAGATCGCCCAGGGCCCCCGTGCCCGAAAGCTGGATGTTGCCGTGCGAGTCTTTCTCGCCGCCCGTGAATTGCGACGCGATGGCCACGCCTTTCGCGTCGACAAGACCTTCAGACGCCGCGATGATGCAGCGGCCGTACTTTTTGTATGCTTCCTGCACATCCTGCACGAACTGCTTCTTGTCGAAGGGCCGCTCGGGCATGTAGATCAGGTGCGGGCCGTCGTCCGGGTACTTCTTGCCGAGGATCGACGCGGCGGTCAGGAAGCCGGCGTGGCGTCCCATGACAATGCCGATATACACGCCGGGGATGGCGCGGTTATCGAGGTTCGCGCCGGCAAACGCCTGGGCCACGAATTTCGCGGCGGAACCGTAGCCCGGGCAGTGGTCCGTCACTTTGAGGTCGTTATCGATGGTTTTCGGGATGTGAATGACCCTCAGCTCGTACCCGGCCTTGTCGGATTCCTCGTTTACGATGCGGCAGGTGTCGGCGCTGTCGTTGCCGCCGATATAGAAGAAATAGCGCACTTCGTGGGCCTGGCATACCGTGAAAATCTTGCGGCAGTATTCGATATCGGGTTTGTCGCGGGTCGAGCACAGCCCCGACGACGGCGTTTGCGCGACGGCCTCGAGATTGTGCGTCGTCGCTTCGGTCAGATCGAGGAAATCTTCTTCGATGATGCCGCGCACGCCGTGAATCGCCCCATAGACCCGTGTGACTTGGTGGAACTTGCGCGACTCGAGCACCGCGCCAACCAGACTCTGGTTGATAACGGCCGTCGGCCCGCCGCCTTGCGCTACCAATACCTTGCCTTCCAGCACTTTCGCCATGACACTTCTCCTCTGAAATCAACGATGGTTGACTGATTTGCAACACGCGTGGCAAGTCAGAAGATACGGCCCGCGGACGTCCCGCTGCCGCCCGTGGCGTCTCGAATTATACCGGAACACGGCCGGGCGTATCCATTTTCGCGATTTCGGTTTGGCTGGATGCGGCGGGGGTGTTAAGATGCAGCCGGCTCCCGGGGAGGCGCCCGGGCGCAGAACCATGTTTGGTCACTGGAAGGGAGCTTCTATGAGTGCGATACCGAAACCCGCGCCCGTAAAAGGCGACATGAAATGGTTTGTCGAGTCCCGGTTCGGAATGTTCATTCATTGGGGCCTGTACGCGCTGCCCGCCCGCCACGAGTGGATAAAACAATACGAAGAAATCCCCGATGAGGTCTACGACCGTTACTTCAAATTCTTCGAGCCGGACCTGTTCGACCCCAAATCCTGGGCAAGGATGGCGCGTGAAGCCGGGATGAAGTATTTCGTGATTACCACGAAGCATCATGAGGGGTTTTGCCTGTTTGATTCGAAGTTTACCGACTACAAAGCCACCAATACCCCGTGCGGAAAAGACTTGATCAAGGAAGTCGTGGACGCGTTTCGGGCCGAGGGGCTGCGCGCCGGGTTCTATTATTCGCTCATTGACTGGCATCATCCGGATTTCCCCATCGACGCGCTGCACTCGATGCGCAACCATCCGGGCGCCAAGAAGCTGAACCGGTCGCGCGATATGGCGAAATACCGCGAGTACCTGCTGAACCAGGTGCGCGAACTCCTCACCAACTACGGCAGAATCGACATCATGTGGTTCGATTTCTCCTATCCCCGCGCCAAGCTGGGAGATCTAGGCGGCAAGGGCCGGGACGACTGGGGCAGCGAGATGATCTTGAAGCTCGTGCGCGAGTTGCAGCCGCACGTTATCGTCGACAACCGTCTCGACCTTCCCGCCGCAAAAGCCGACATTCATACGCCCGAGCAGTTTCAGCCCCGCGAGTGGGTGACCGTCAACGGCAAACCGGTGCATTGGGAAACCTGCCAGACCTTCAGCGGGTCGTGGGGCTACCACCGTGACGAGAGCACCTGGAAAAGCCCCGAGCAGCTCATCCAGATGCTGGTCAACAGCGTCAGTTGCGGCGGCAACCTGCTCATGAACGTCGGCCCTACCGCACGGGGCACGTTTGACCCGCGCGCGCAAGACGCCCTGGCCGTGTATCGCGATTGGATGGCCCTTCACGGCCGTTCGATATACGGGTGCACTCAGAGTGAATTTACCGCGCCGGACCACTGCCGCCTTACCCAAAACGGCAAACGGCTTTACGTGCACCTCTTCGCGTGGCCGTTCCGCCATCTCCATTTTGACGGCATGGCGGACAAGGTCGAGTACGCGCAGCTCCTTAACGACGCCTCGGAAATCCACTTCAAAAAGGATACAAACAGTGCCCGCAAGACGCTGATCCTGGAACTGCCAGTCAAGAAGCCCGCAGTGGTGGCGCCTGTGCTCGAACTGTTCCTGAAGTGATTCGTGAACCTCATGGACGAACAACGATGACATCAGCCGGCGAAATGATCGTATTGGACGCCATCCCCTTCGAAGCAGATGAGCGTGGCGTGTTGGCGGCCCTGAACCTCGAGCGGGACGCGCCCTTCGCCGGTGAGGCGTTGGCCCTGGCGCGGCAAGCAGCGCCTGTGGCGCGGCCAAAAGGCATCTACAAGCTCTCGGCCGTCGAAGCAATCGACGAGCACACGGTTGCCTTGGACGGCGTGCGGTTCTCGAGCCGGGTGTTGCGGGTCAACCTCGACGGGCGCGCGAGGGCGTTTCCGTTCGTCGCCACCTGTGGCCTTGAACTCGAAACGTGGTCGCAATGCCATAAGGACCCCATGCACGTGTTCTGGGCGGACAAGATCAAGGAATTGGCGTTGCGGCGCGCCATCGAGACCCTGGGCCAGCATCTGGCCGCCCGTTTCCGCCCCGGCCAGCGGGCCACCATGAACCCGGGGTCTTTGGAAGATTGGCCGGTCTCGGAACAGCCCCGCCTCTTCTCTTTGTTCAGCGGCGCAGTGGAGGGGATTGGGGTGCGCTTGACCGAGAGTTTTCTCATGATGCCCATCAAGTCCGTGTCGGGCGTGTGGTTCGAAACCGAGTCGGGGTTCGTCAACTGCCAGTTATGTCCGCGCGAAGACTGTCCTAACCGCCGGGCGCCGTATGATCCTCACGGGCTCGAGCGCGATTTCGGATGACCGGAGAGGCCGGGCTCCGCAGCAGCCGATAAAACGTGTAGCTCCCAGTCGAGCCATCGCAGCAATGGCGCCGGTTCCACGAGCGGGCTGTGCGTCCTGCGGTGGGTGAAAAGAAACGCCGGGCCGAGGACATCTCCGCGACCCGGCGGTCGTTTGGTCAGGCTGGCGGCTCAGGCAGTGGATTCCGCCGCGCCCTTTCTTCCCTTCCGGCGGCGCGAACTGGGGCCGCTCTGTGCCCCAGCAGGCGCCGAGCCAGACACCAGGCTCTTGCTCCAGTATTTCTGGATATAGTAGGTGATCGGGCTTGCAATGAAGATCGACGAATAGGTCCCGACAATGATGCCGACGGTCAGCGCCAACGCGAAATCAAAGATCGCGTCGCCGCCGAAGATGAGCAACACCACCGTAACGAACAAGGTGGTCAGCGAGGTGAGCAGTGTGCGGCTCAACGTCTGGTTGATGCTCAGGTTCATGATCTCGGCGTAGGTCATGCCGCGTCCGCGATACAGTCTCAACGCTTCGCGAATGCGGTCAAACACCACGATCGTGTCGTTCAGCGAATAGCCGATGATGGTCAGGATCGCCGCCACGACCGGCAGGTTGATCTGGCGGTGCAACAGCGCAAACACCCCGAGCGTAATCAACACGTCGTGCGCCAGCGCGACCACCGCGCCGATCGAGAACTTCAACTCAAACCGGAACCACAGGTACAGCACAATGAAGAACATCGAATACAGAACCGCCAACAGGGCGTCGCGCCGCAGTTGGGCGCTCACCGCGGGTCCTACGGTGTCGACGCGCTGCACCATTTGGCTCGGGTCGGTGCTCAGATCCGCAAGGGCATCCGCGATGCGTTGCGACACGGTAACGACTTCGCCATTCCCGGCCGCGCTTTCCGGCGGCGTCTGGCCCTCCACGGGCGCCCCGGCCTCCGGCGTGCCCGCCGCCTGCTCGGACTGGGTCACTTCGCTGACGCGAATCAGGAACTGCGTGCCGGGTATATCGATATCTTCATTCTCGTACAGCTGCACGACCGGACTCTCGAACCCCGCGTCTGAAAGCCGCTCGCGGACGTCCTCATCGGCGATAGAATCATTTGCATCGAGGGAGACGATCATGTTGGTGCCGGTCATGAAGTCTACACCGAAGTTCTCGTTGCCTCGAAGCGCAAATAAGATGACGCCAATCACAATTGCGATGCAGCTGGCGGCAATGGCGACGTTCCGGCGTTCCATGAAGCGGATCTTGGAGTCGGGATCGATCACGCTGAGCATATTGAGCTTGGTGATGATCTTGCGGCTCGTAAGGAAGTCCATGATGGCGCGGCTCACGATCAGGGCCGTGAACACGCTCGTGCAGACGCCGATACTGAGGGTCACGGCGAAACCTACGACGGGCCCCGTGCCGAACTGCAGCAGCACCGCGGCGGCAATCAGCGTCGTGATGTTGGCGTCCAGGATAGTCACCGCGGCGCGGTCAAAGCCGCTGTCCACCGCAGCAAGCAACGACCGGCCGTTGCGCAGCTCCTCGCGGATGCGCTCATAAATGAGCACGTTCGAGTCCACGGCCATACCAACGGTCAGGATCAAGCCCGCGATGCCGGGGAGCGTCAAAGTGGATTTGAAATAGGCCAGCGCGGCGAGCAGCAATATGGCATTCATCACAAGGGCGATGTCGGCCACGATCCCC contains:
- a CDS encoding SGNH/GDSL hydrolase family protein — encoded protein: MKTKLRNGDTVVFIGDSITDCGRRAEFSPLGNGYVKLFADMMAVREPAKALTIINKGISGDTVTGLRDRWSDDVLRHKPDWLSVKIGINDLHRTLAGDGPIPPADYQAAYDTILGRTVKHLPRCQLLLITPFYISMENDSSSFRRQVLELLPRYVHVVQQLSRKYGTRLIKAQDMFQKLLKYRESDVFCPEPVHPNLTGHLAIAEAVYEALSE
- a CDS encoding 6-phosphofructokinase, translating into MAKVLEGKVLVAQGGGPTAVINQSLVGAVLESRKFHQVTRVYGAIHGVRGIIEEDFLDLTEATTHNLEAVAQTPSSGLCSTRDKPDIEYCRKIFTVCQAHEVRYFFYIGGNDSADTCRIVNEESDKAGYELRVIHIPKTIDNDLKVTDHCPGYGSAAKFVAQAFAGANLDNRAIPGVYIGIVMGRHAGFLTAASILGKKYPDDGPHLIYMPERPFDKKQFVQDVQEAYKKYGRCIIAASEGLVDAKGVAIASQFTGGEKDSHGNIQLSGTGALGDLLASWVKSETNIKRVRADTLGYLQRSFLGCVSEVDQFEAREAGEKAAQYAIWHNLDGSVVIRRIGDYAVEYGLAKLTDVARESTCMPDEFINEQGNGVTDAFIRYARPLIGGLPIMERIAAPNVRPILKK
- a CDS encoding alpha-L-fucosidase; translated protein: MSAIPKPAPVKGDMKWFVESRFGMFIHWGLYALPARHEWIKQYEEIPDEVYDRYFKFFEPDLFDPKSWARMAREAGMKYFVITTKHHEGFCLFDSKFTDYKATNTPCGKDLIKEVVDAFRAEGLRAGFYYSLIDWHHPDFPIDALHSMRNHPGAKKLNRSRDMAKYREYLLNQVRELLTNYGRIDIMWFDFSYPRAKLGDLGGKGRDDWGSEMILKLVRELQPHVIVDNRLDLPAAKADIHTPEQFQPREWVTVNGKPVHWETCQTFSGSWGYHRDESTWKSPEQLIQMLVNSVSCGGNLLMNVGPTARGTFDPRAQDALAVYRDWMALHGRSIYGCTQSEFTAPDHCRLTQNGKRLYVHLFAWPFRHLHFDGMADKVEYAQLLNDASEIHFKKDTNSARKTLILELPVKKPAVVAPVLELFLK
- a CDS encoding vitamin B12 dependent-methionine synthase activation domain-containing protein, which encodes MTSAGEMIVLDAIPFEADERGVLAALNLERDAPFAGEALALARQAAPVARPKGIYKLSAVEAIDEHTVALDGVRFSSRVLRVNLDGRARAFPFVATCGLELETWSQCHKDPMHVFWADKIKELALRRAIETLGQHLAARFRPGQRATMNPGSLEDWPVSEQPRLFSLFSGAVEGIGVRLTESFLMMPIKSVSGVWFETESGFVNCQLCPREDCPNRRAPYDPHGLERDFG
- the secD gene encoding protein translocase subunit SecD, with product MKNPTLRAIIIIASLIWGAIYIYPTIGWMTLSPEAREQRLATWKQEDLETRKPEFFRDTWAGIRRWSQFNKDWVINLGLDIQGGINMIIGFDITKADPQIMASFPENWTQADIVKHFQEQTLRTIERRVFEFQSTEPIITRLGDDKIQVQLPGEKDLDRARDLIFKSAYLTFHLVAMPDEQEQVFLAIDKYFEKNSNKDFLGLMQKPVEGPYLWIPKENIEKIRALVEEARKVPGLIPEGRDIGFSGEPKAWETHQVYKIYLMNKDPDLTGSGLQQAYARVDDSSPQGNYMILFQFNTDSGSRMGQVTEANRGKPLAIVIDDQVESAPTIQDRITTRGQITGGFSREEAVDLAIALRSGSMPAPLVEESSAQVGASLGRDLIRRGVTSSILGVVVVVVFMLIYYRWAGIVADIALVMNAILLLAALAYFKSTLTLPGIAGLILTVGMAVDSNVLIYERIREELRNGRSLLAAVDSGFDRAAVTILDANITTLIAAAVLLQFGTGPVVGFAVTLSIGVCTSVFTALIVSRAIMDFLTSRKIITKLNMLSVIDPDSKIRFMERRNVAIAASCIAIVIGVILFALRGNENFGVDFMTGTNMIVSLDANDSIADEDVRERLSDAGFESPVVQLYENEDIDIPGTQFLIRVSEVTQSEQAAGTPEAGAPVEGQTPPESAAGNGEVVTVSQRIADALADLSTDPSQMVQRVDTVGPAVSAQLRRDALLAVLYSMFFIVLYLWFRFELKFSIGAVVALAHDVLITLGVFALLHRQINLPVVAAILTIIGYSLNDTIVVFDRIREALRLYRGRGMTYAEIMNLSINQTLSRTLLTSLTTLFVTVVLLIFGGDAIFDFALALTVGIIVGTYSSIFIASPITYYIQKYWSKSLVSGSAPAGAQSGPSSRRRKGRKGAAESTA